In one Solanum dulcamara chromosome 1, daSolDulc1.2, whole genome shotgun sequence genomic region, the following are encoded:
- the LOC129890561 gene encoding dirigent protein 18-like: MSRQSPYYIFFAIFIATITKLSPLVVAIDTQTTGGSILELYMHDILGGNNPTARPITGLLGNIYSGQVPFARPLGFQPPKDGVAIPNSNGAIPTFNINGVPLGTGLAGTTFVGSQNSQTSTVTTQLGPDGLGLGFGTITVIDDYLTLSPELGTQNLGKAQGVYVSSSADGTTQMMAFTAMIEGGEYGDSLNFFGVFRVGSTMSRISVTGGTGKFKNACGFAEIRSLIPAGQHVTDGAETLLRITVHLTY, translated from the exons ATGTCAAGGCAATCACCATACTACattttctttgcaattttcattGCAACAATAACCAAATTGTCACCCCTTGTTGTTGCAATTGACACTCAAACTACCGGAGGATCGATACTCGAATTATACATGCATGATATTCTTGGAGGAAATAATCCAACAGCTAGGCCAATTACTGGATTATTAGGCAATATTTATAGTGGACAAGTTCCTTTTGCAAGGCCTTTAGGTTTTCAACCACCTAAAGATGGTGTGGCAATTCCTAATTCTAATGGTGCAATTCCAACATTCAATATTAATGGTGTTCCCCTAGGAACTGGCTTAGCAGGCACAACATTTGTTGGTAGCCAGAATAGCCAAACTAGTACTGTGACAACTCAATTAGGCCCTGATGGATTGGGCCTCGGTTTTG GTACCATCACAGTTATCGATGACTACTTGACTTTGTCCCCTGAGTTAGGCACACAAAACCTTGGAAAAGCACAAGGTGTATATGTTTCAAGTTCTGCAGATGGGACTACTCAAATGATGGCGTTTACCGCCATGATTGAAGGAGGTGAATATGGCGATAGCCTCAATTTTTTCGGAGTTTTTAGAGTTGGAAGTACTATGTCAAGAATTTCAGTTACGGGAGGAACTGGTAAATTTAAAAATGCTTGTGGATTCGCAGAAATTCGTTCACTTATACCAGCTGGTCAACATGTTACAGATGGTGCAGAGACATTATTAAGGATTACTGTCCATCTTACTTACTAA